In a genomic window of Piliocolobus tephrosceles isolate RC106 chromosome 1, ASM277652v3, whole genome shotgun sequence:
- the IL9R gene encoding interleukin-9 receptor isoform X5, translated as MGLGRCIWKGWTLESEALRRDMGTWLLACTCVCTCVCLGVSVTGEGRGPRAGNFTCLTNNILRIDCRWSAPELGQGSSPWLLFTSNQAPGGTHKCILQGSECTVVLPPEAVLVPSDNFTITFHHCVSGREQVSLVDPEYLPRRHVKLDPPSDLQSNISSGHCILTWSISPALEPMTTLLSYELAFKKQEEAWERAQHRDHIVGVTWLVLEAFELDPGFIHEARLRVQMATLEDDVVEEERYTGQWSEWSQPVCFQAPQRQGPLIPPWGQPDNTLVAVSIFLLLIGLTYLLFKFSSRVKRIFYQNVPSPAAFFRPLYSVHNGNFQTWMGAHRAGVLLSQDCAGPPRGASESCIQEAIALLTCGPVHPWKSVALEEGEEGTGTSLPGNRSSENVLPAGCTEWRAQTLAYLPQEDWAPMSPTGSAPPDSEGSSSSSSDYCALGCYGGWHLSALPGNTQSPGPIPAPACGLSCDHQGLETQQGVAWVLAGHCQRPGLHEDLQGMLLPSVLSKARSWTF; from the exons TGCACCTGCGTCTGCACCTGTGTCTGCTTGGGAGTCTCTGTCACAGGGGAAGGACGAG GGCCAAGGGCTGGAAACTTCACCTGCCTCACCAACAACATTCTCAGGATCGATTGCCGCTGGTCTGCCCCAGAGCTGGGCCAGGGCTCCAGTCCCTGGCTCCTCTTCACCAG CAACCAGGCTCCCGGCGGCACACATAAGTGCATCTTGCAGGGCAGTGAGTGCACCGTAGTGCTGCCACCCGAGGCAGTGCTCGTGCCATCCGACAATTTCACCATCACTTTCCACCACTGCGTGTCTGGCAGGGAGCAGGTCAGCCTGGTGGACCCGGAGTACCTGCCCCGGAGACACG TGAAGCTGGACCCGCCCTCTGACTTGCAGAGCAACATCAGCTCTGGCCACTGCATCCTGACCTGGAGCATCAGTCCTGCCTTGGAGCCAATGACCACACTTCTCAGCTATGAGTTGGCCTTCAAGAAGCAGGAAGAGGCCTGGGAG cgGGCCCAGCACAGGGATCACATTGTCGGGGTGACCTGGCTCGTACTTGAAGCCTTTGAATTGGACCCTGGCTTTATCCATGAGGCCAGGCTGCGTGTTCAGATGGCCACACTGGAGGATGACGTGGTAGAGGAGGAGCGTTATACAGGCCAGTGGAGTGAGTGGAGCCAGCCTGTGTGCTTCCAGGCTCCCCAGAGACAAG GCCCTCTGATCCCACCCTGGGGGCAGCCAGACAACACCCTTGTCGCTGTGTCCATCTTCCTCCTGCTGATTGGCCTGACTTACCTCCTGTTCAAGTTTTCATCCAG GGTGAAGAGAATCTTCTACCAGAACGTGCCCTCTCCAGCGGCGTTCTTCCGGCCCCTCTACAGTGTGCACAATGGGAACTTCCAG ACTTGGATGGGGGCCCACAGGGCCGGTGTGCTGCTGAGCCAGGACTGTGCTGGCCCCCCACGAGGAGCCTCGGAGTCCTGCATCCAGGAGGCCATTGCACTGCTCACCTGTGGCCCAGTGCATCCTTGGAAATCTGTGGccctggaggagggagaggagggcacTGGGACCAGTCTTCCAGGGAACCGGAGCTCAGAGAATGTGCTGCCAGCAGGGTGTACAGAGTGGAGGGCACAGACCCTTGCCTATCTGCCACAGGAGGACTGGGCCCCCATGTCCCCCACCGGGTCAGCTCCTCCAGACTCagagggcagcagcagcagcagcagtgactACTGTGCTTTGGGCTGCTATGGGGGATGGCACCTCTCAGCCCTCCCAGGGAACACACAGAGCCCTGGGCCCATCCCAGCCCCGGCTTGTGGCCTTTCCTGTGACCATCAGGGCCTAGAGACCCAGCAAGGAGTTGCCTGGGTGCTGGCTGGCCACTGCCAGAGGCCTGGGCTGCATGAGGACCTCCAGGGCATGTTGCTCCCTTCCGTCCTCAGCAAGGCTCGGTCCTGGACTTTCTAG
- the IL9R gene encoding interleukin-9 receptor isoform X3: MGLGRCIWKGWTLESEALRRDMGTWLLACTCVCTCVCLGVSVTGEGRGPRAGNFTCLTNNILRIDCRWSAPELGQGSSPWLLFTRDEGEVPRIEAATPGQGSSPVVLTHALSSNQAPGGTHKCILQGSECTVVLPPEAVLVPSDNFTITFHHCVSGREQVSLVDPEYLPRRHVKLDPPSDLQSNISSGHCILTWSISPALEPMTTLLSYELAFKKQEEAWERAQHRDHIVGVTWLVLEAFELDPGFIHEARLRVQMATLEDDVVEEERYTGQWSEWSQPVCFQAPQRQGPLIPPWGQPDNTLVAVSIFLLLIGLTYLLFKFSSRVKRIFYQNVPSPAAFFRPLYSVHNGNFQTWMGAHRAGVLLSQDCAGPPRGASESCIQEAIALLTCGPVHPWKSVALEEGEEGTGTSLPGNRSSENVLPAGCTEWRAQTLAYLPQEDWAPMSPTGSAPPDSEGSSSSSSDYCALGCYGGWHLSALPGNTQSPGPIPAPACGLSCDHQGLETQQGVAWVLAGHCQRPGLHEDLQGMLLPSVLSKARSWTF; this comes from the exons TGCACCTGCGTCTGCACCTGTGTCTGCTTGGGAGTCTCTGTCACAGGGGAAGGACGAG GGCCAAGGGCTGGAAACTTCACCTGCCTCACCAACAACATTCTCAGGATCGATTGCCGCTGGTCTGCCCCAGAGCTGGGCCAGGGCTCCAGTCCCTGGCTCCTCTTCACCAG GGATGAGGGTGAGGTCCCCAGGATTGAAGCAGCTACGCCAGGACAGGGTAGCAGCCCCGTGGTGCTGACACATGCCCTTTCCAGCAACCAGGCTCCCGGCGGCACACATAAGTGCATCTTGCAGGGCAGTGAGTGCACCGTAGTGCTGCCACCCGAGGCAGTGCTCGTGCCATCCGACAATTTCACCATCACTTTCCACCACTGCGTGTCTGGCAGGGAGCAGGTCAGCCTGGTGGACCCGGAGTACCTGCCCCGGAGACACG TGAAGCTGGACCCGCCCTCTGACTTGCAGAGCAACATCAGCTCTGGCCACTGCATCCTGACCTGGAGCATCAGTCCTGCCTTGGAGCCAATGACCACACTTCTCAGCTATGAGTTGGCCTTCAAGAAGCAGGAAGAGGCCTGGGAG cgGGCCCAGCACAGGGATCACATTGTCGGGGTGACCTGGCTCGTACTTGAAGCCTTTGAATTGGACCCTGGCTTTATCCATGAGGCCAGGCTGCGTGTTCAGATGGCCACACTGGAGGATGACGTGGTAGAGGAGGAGCGTTATACAGGCCAGTGGAGTGAGTGGAGCCAGCCTGTGTGCTTCCAGGCTCCCCAGAGACAAG GCCCTCTGATCCCACCCTGGGGGCAGCCAGACAACACCCTTGTCGCTGTGTCCATCTTCCTCCTGCTGATTGGCCTGACTTACCTCCTGTTCAAGTTTTCATCCAG GGTGAAGAGAATCTTCTACCAGAACGTGCCCTCTCCAGCGGCGTTCTTCCGGCCCCTCTACAGTGTGCACAATGGGAACTTCCAG ACTTGGATGGGGGCCCACAGGGCCGGTGTGCTGCTGAGCCAGGACTGTGCTGGCCCCCCACGAGGAGCCTCGGAGTCCTGCATCCAGGAGGCCATTGCACTGCTCACCTGTGGCCCAGTGCATCCTTGGAAATCTGTGGccctggaggagggagaggagggcacTGGGACCAGTCTTCCAGGGAACCGGAGCTCAGAGAATGTGCTGCCAGCAGGGTGTACAGAGTGGAGGGCACAGACCCTTGCCTATCTGCCACAGGAGGACTGGGCCCCCATGTCCCCCACCGGGTCAGCTCCTCCAGACTCagagggcagcagcagcagcagcagtgactACTGTGCTTTGGGCTGCTATGGGGGATGGCACCTCTCAGCCCTCCCAGGGAACACACAGAGCCCTGGGCCCATCCCAGCCCCGGCTTGTGGCCTTTCCTGTGACCATCAGGGCCTAGAGACCCAGCAAGGAGTTGCCTGGGTGCTGGCTGGCCACTGCCAGAGGCCTGGGCTGCATGAGGACCTCCAGGGCATGTTGCTCCCTTCCGTCCTCAGCAAGGCTCGGTCCTGGACTTTCTAG
- the IL9R gene encoding interleukin-9 receptor isoform X4 codes for MGTWLLACTCVCTCVCLGVSVTGEGRGPRAGNFTCLTNNILRIDCRWSAPELGQGSSPWLLFTRDEGEVPRIEAATPGQGSSPVVLTHALSSNQAPGGTHKCILQGSECTVVLPPEAVLVPSDNFTITFHHCVSGREQVSLVDPEYLPRRHVKLDPPSDLQSNISSGHCILTWSISPALEPMTTLLSYELAFKKQEEAWERAQHRDHIVGVTWLVLEAFELDPGFIHEARLRVQMATLEDDVVEEERYTGQWSEWSQPVCFQAPQRQGPLIPPWGQPDNTLVAVSIFLLLIGLTYLLFKFSSRVKRIFYQNVPSPAAFFRPLYSVHNGNFQTWMGAHRAGVLLSQDCAGPPRGASESCIQEAIALLTCGPVHPWKSVALEEGEEGTGTSLPGNRSSENVLPAGCTEWRAQTLAYLPQEDWAPMSPTGSAPPDSEGSSSSSSDYCALGCYGGWHLSALPGNTQSPGPIPAPACGLSCDHQGLETQQGVAWVLAGHCQRPGLHEDLQGMLLPSVLSKARSWTF; via the exons TGCACCTGCGTCTGCACCTGTGTCTGCTTGGGAGTCTCTGTCACAGGGGAAGGACGAG GGCCAAGGGCTGGAAACTTCACCTGCCTCACCAACAACATTCTCAGGATCGATTGCCGCTGGTCTGCCCCAGAGCTGGGCCAGGGCTCCAGTCCCTGGCTCCTCTTCACCAG GGATGAGGGTGAGGTCCCCAGGATTGAAGCAGCTACGCCAGGACAGGGTAGCAGCCCCGTGGTGCTGACACATGCCCTTTCCAGCAACCAGGCTCCCGGCGGCACACATAAGTGCATCTTGCAGGGCAGTGAGTGCACCGTAGTGCTGCCACCCGAGGCAGTGCTCGTGCCATCCGACAATTTCACCATCACTTTCCACCACTGCGTGTCTGGCAGGGAGCAGGTCAGCCTGGTGGACCCGGAGTACCTGCCCCGGAGACACG TGAAGCTGGACCCGCCCTCTGACTTGCAGAGCAACATCAGCTCTGGCCACTGCATCCTGACCTGGAGCATCAGTCCTGCCTTGGAGCCAATGACCACACTTCTCAGCTATGAGTTGGCCTTCAAGAAGCAGGAAGAGGCCTGGGAG cgGGCCCAGCACAGGGATCACATTGTCGGGGTGACCTGGCTCGTACTTGAAGCCTTTGAATTGGACCCTGGCTTTATCCATGAGGCCAGGCTGCGTGTTCAGATGGCCACACTGGAGGATGACGTGGTAGAGGAGGAGCGTTATACAGGCCAGTGGAGTGAGTGGAGCCAGCCTGTGTGCTTCCAGGCTCCCCAGAGACAAG GCCCTCTGATCCCACCCTGGGGGCAGCCAGACAACACCCTTGTCGCTGTGTCCATCTTCCTCCTGCTGATTGGCCTGACTTACCTCCTGTTCAAGTTTTCATCCAG GGTGAAGAGAATCTTCTACCAGAACGTGCCCTCTCCAGCGGCGTTCTTCCGGCCCCTCTACAGTGTGCACAATGGGAACTTCCAG ACTTGGATGGGGGCCCACAGGGCCGGTGTGCTGCTGAGCCAGGACTGTGCTGGCCCCCCACGAGGAGCCTCGGAGTCCTGCATCCAGGAGGCCATTGCACTGCTCACCTGTGGCCCAGTGCATCCTTGGAAATCTGTGGccctggaggagggagaggagggcacTGGGACCAGTCTTCCAGGGAACCGGAGCTCAGAGAATGTGCTGCCAGCAGGGTGTACAGAGTGGAGGGCACAGACCCTTGCCTATCTGCCACAGGAGGACTGGGCCCCCATGTCCCCCACCGGGTCAGCTCCTCCAGACTCagagggcagcagcagcagcagcagtgactACTGTGCTTTGGGCTGCTATGGGGGATGGCACCTCTCAGCCCTCCCAGGGAACACACAGAGCCCTGGGCCCATCCCAGCCCCGGCTTGTGGCCTTTCCTGTGACCATCAGGGCCTAGAGACCCAGCAAGGAGTTGCCTGGGTGCTGGCTGGCCACTGCCAGAGGCCTGGGCTGCATGAGGACCTCCAGGGCATGTTGCTCCCTTCCGTCCTCAGCAAGGCTCGGTCCTGGACTTTCTAG